From a single Chitinophaga sp. Cy-1792 genomic region:
- a CDS encoding DegT/DnrJ/EryC1/StrS aminotransferase family protein, with protein sequence MPGFELFGPEERKEVNDVLETGIFMRYGFDGPRKGIWKAKELEAEMCKKLNVQYAQLASSGTAALTTAMAALGLGAGDEIIMPTFTFVASFESVFSVGATPVLVDVDDTLTLDPKAVEAAITPRTKAVMPVHMCGAMADMDALVAICKKHNLILLEDACQSFGASYKGQALGTIGDAGTFSFDFVKTITCAEGGGIVTNNKDIYTKCDGYTDHGHDHIGNDRGLEQHPFIGYNYRISELHAAVGLAQIRKLDTFLEIQRSTKKIFKDALSTVPGVTFRRLPDPAGDSATFLSFFLPEADQARKAAAAMKAAGLAAFYYYDNNWHYIRQWDHFKQGQVLTPFAPGLKQAMEIYKTKEFPASDAIIGRNISTPINLAWSAAEIQERAEKLVNAVKSAL encoded by the coding sequence ATGCCCGGATTTGAACTATTTGGACCCGAGGAAAGGAAAGAAGTAAATGATGTACTTGAAACCGGTATCTTCATGAGATACGGCTTTGATGGTCCTCGTAAAGGCATTTGGAAAGCAAAGGAACTGGAAGCGGAAATGTGTAAGAAGCTGAATGTTCAGTATGCACAGCTGGCCTCCAGCGGAACTGCGGCATTGACTACCGCAATGGCTGCATTAGGTTTAGGTGCAGGCGATGAAATTATCATGCCTACCTTCACTTTTGTTGCCAGCTTCGAATCTGTTTTCTCCGTAGGTGCTACACCGGTACTGGTTGATGTGGATGATACCCTCACCCTGGACCCTAAAGCAGTTGAAGCAGCGATCACCCCACGCACCAAAGCGGTAATGCCGGTACATATGTGCGGTGCTATGGCCGATATGGATGCACTGGTAGCGATCTGCAAAAAACATAACCTCATCCTGCTGGAAGATGCCTGTCAGTCTTTCGGTGCTTCCTACAAAGGCCAGGCCCTGGGAACCATCGGTGATGCGGGTACTTTCTCTTTCGACTTCGTAAAAACAATTACCTGCGCTGAAGGCGGTGGTATTGTTACCAACAATAAAGATATCTACACTAAATGTGATGGCTATACAGACCATGGTCACGATCATATCGGCAACGACCGCGGCCTGGAGCAGCATCCGTTTATTGGCTATAACTATCGTATTTCTGAGCTGCACGCAGCTGTAGGTCTGGCACAGATCCGTAAACTCGATACATTCCTGGAAATCCAGCGCAGCACGAAGAAAATCTTCAAAGATGCGTTGTCAACTGTTCCTGGTGTTACTTTCCGTCGTTTACCAGATCCTGCCGGCGATAGCGCAACGTTCCTGTCATTCTTCCTGCCGGAGGCTGACCAGGCACGTAAAGCCGCTGCTGCCATGAAAGCTGCAGGCCTGGCCGCATTTTACTACTATGATAACAACTGGCACTATATCCGCCAGTGGGATCATTTCAAACAGGGCCAGGTACTGACTCCGTTTGCTCCAGGACTGAAACAGGCCATGGAGATCTACAAAACAAAAGAATTCCCTGCTTCTGATGCAATCATCGGCAGGAACATTTCTACACCTATCAATCTCGCCTGGTCAGCAGCTGAAATCCAGGAGAGAGCGGAGAAACTGGTGAATGCTGTAAAAAGCGCATTATAA